A single Hippopotamus amphibius kiboko isolate mHipAmp2 chromosome 5, mHipAmp2.hap2, whole genome shotgun sequence DNA region contains:
- the GML gene encoding glycosyl-phosphatidylinositol-anchored molecule-like protein: protein MMLLFALPLLMGWPLGFVDSAWTYNLKCHECAVINTFSCSKIKTCDYNIRRCMTVSIRLSTREMLVLKNCTYNCTFMYSVHQPPEAPRKKYFPNSFYWVNCCGSMTCNFGGPTNLERDIAPDDTIEEELEGTERLGESALLLSFASILVSNTLT from the exons ATGATGCTCCTCTTTGCCTTGCCTCTGCTCATGGGCTGGCCTCTGGGATTCGTTGACTCGGCCT GGACTTATAATTTGAAATGCCATGAGTGTGCGGTCATCAACACCTTCAGTTGTTCCAAGATTAAAACGTGTGACTACAACATCCGGCGCTGCATGACAGTCTCCATCC GTTTGAGTACTCGGGAAATGCTCGTTTTAAAGAACTGTACATACAACTGCACTTTTATGTATTCAGTCCATCAGCCTCCTGAAGcccccagaaaaaaatattttcctaacagTTTCTATTGGGTTAATTGTTGCGGTTCTATGACTTGCAATTTTGGGGGACCTACTAATCTTGAGAGAGACATCGCACCCGATGATACAATCGAGGAGGAGCTGGAAGGAACTGAGCGACTGGGGGAGTCGGCTTTGCTCCTGAGCTTTGCCTCCATCCTAGTCAGCAATACACTGACGTGA